The following proteins come from a genomic window of Ilumatobacter coccineus YM16-304:
- the fabI gene encoding enoyl-ACP reductase FabI, whose product MGILDGKKIVITGVLTDASLAFGVAQIALDEGADIVLTGAGRALKLTQRTARKLNVPDGSEIDVFELDVTVPEHGVAVREALDEKWGRVDGVLHAIGFAPEVCLGDDFMAAQWDDVAVAMHISAYSLKALADAFVPLMSSGGSFVGLDFDNQQAWPAYNWMGVAKSALQSVSRYLAKELGPQGIRSNLVAAGPIKTMAAKSIPGFAQFEDVWDDRAPLGWDVTDSGPVARTVVAMLSDWFPATTGEIVHVDGGYHAIGA is encoded by the coding sequence ATGGGAATTCTCGACGGCAAGAAGATCGTGATCACCGGCGTCCTCACCGACGCCTCGCTGGCGTTCGGAGTCGCCCAGATCGCGCTCGACGAGGGCGCCGACATCGTCCTCACCGGCGCTGGTCGGGCACTCAAACTGACGCAACGCACGGCCCGCAAACTGAACGTGCCCGACGGCAGCGAGATCGACGTGTTCGAACTCGACGTGACCGTCCCCGAGCACGGCGTGGCGGTCCGTGAGGCGCTCGACGAGAAATGGGGGCGCGTCGACGGCGTGCTGCACGCCATCGGGTTCGCTCCCGAGGTGTGCCTCGGTGACGACTTCATGGCGGCGCAGTGGGACGACGTGGCGGTCGCCATGCACATCTCGGCCTACTCGCTCAAGGCGCTCGCCGATGCGTTCGTCCCGCTCATGTCGTCGGGCGGGTCGTTCGTCGGCCTCGACTTCGACAACCAGCAGGCCTGGCCGGCGTACAACTGGATGGGCGTGGCCAAGTCGGCATTGCAGTCGGTGTCGCGCTACCTCGCGAAGGAGCTCGGTCCGCAGGGCATCCGGTCGAACCTCGTCGCGGCCGGGCCGATCAAGACCATGGCCGCCAAGTCGATTCCGGGGTTCGCCCAGTTCGAGGACGTGTGGGACGACCGCGCACCACTCGGCTGGGACGTCACCGATTCGGGTCCGGTGGCCCGCACCGTCGTGGCGATGCTCAGCGACTGGTTCCCGGCCACGACCGGCGAGATCGTGCACGTCGACGGCGGCTACCACGCCATCGGCGCCTGA
- a CDS encoding GlsB/YeaQ/YmgE family stress response membrane protein: MSIVGWIVIGLLAGGVARWIVKDDRSGCIYTMVVGVLGALIGGALMNAVDSTGVDEFSLRSILVAAIGAVLLLLVLQAIAGRGASRRR, encoded by the coding sequence ATGAGCATCGTCGGTTGGATCGTCATCGGGCTGCTGGCCGGGGGAGTGGCGCGCTGGATCGTCAAGGACGACCGCAGCGGTTGCATCTACACGATGGTCGTCGGCGTGCTGGGAGCGCTCATCGGCGGGGCGTTGATGAACGCGGTCGACAGCACGGGCGTCGACGAGTTCTCGCTGCGCAGCATCCTGGTGGCCGCGATCGGCGCCGTGCTGCTGCTGCTCGTGTTGCAGGCCATCGCCGGACGCGGTGCCAGCCGCCGACGATGA